A stretch of the Gossypium hirsutum isolate 1008001.06 chromosome D07, Gossypium_hirsutum_v2.1, whole genome shotgun sequence genome encodes the following:
- the LOC107932270 gene encoding uncharacterized protein has product MQKMLHRSFKAAKCKTALKLAIPRIKLMKNKREAQVKQIKRELAQLLESDQDQTARIRVEHVVREEKTVEAYNLLEIYCELIVARMPMIESQKNCPIDLKEAISSVVFASARCEEIPELKDATKHFTAKYGKEFTSAALELRPNCGVARMLTEKLSANAPDGPTKLNILTAIAKEHNINWDPASFGAKESKIYDDKLNGPNTFTEAVKVSAYSPNIQVSPSHNEQRPPSVQVPNYDKGPPGVQDTKYMEKNDVPTSFSEYSSRSSPNPKNFGYSMSSGTGNQGFMHSYSGNESAYSSPRQHWNMEFKDATTAAQAAAESAELASMAARAAAELSSRGNFSPRYSMSPSHRMRDEEPWKYTGLASQHEHVGRDPVNVSLHGRNSRNYERVDSNEQYARAGNGDKSTNSSFKSTASSYNEETSPKNQTADAYSRRDSFEGRQMEHFADTKRNSGENGDPHNVRVREQSRFSSSRSQSNSFTDDHDVVSDSNWLKSENYKRNSGASRMPFVNELHDSKNSDFSDYQEVRIRKQSSHSSSSTFSDDNDVGPNLNRHDDSFIRHDKGSLQRSTKKTTDSYDNVSAVFDNYGSDNNEDHFNLEEEHEVHEFVSPVQRSPTRPLRTKTFPESHVFSEQRASPIFFERSMSPSVPSYEDDLPATFDDNGPSSEDDEEKDKSKVVRSTNPSLGSNDSSLEESMGLNFGKLTGGLRNKGYRRPPFPLGSAISSVEVADDASTRINQSSPRAAVEASEPYGKKGSDEVNRKLSMTASGTHDDSSDDDNEEERPILSFSSTRDQYNKRSSLRVSVPYFGSRNSDSDEDLPKTSLKAHSNTGFSRRTKASPSNSQRNSNLQSTVSSEPKVVSDYSSRSSNANESLPKTQPQKTNSGHSVSFQNPELASQATSRPVSETKRSSSDITLKSSASVPKIISSASAKSLKSQTSTGEGQSKQNASHVHPKLPDIDILTAHFNSLRQNRQ; this is encoded by the exons atgcaGAAAATGCTTCATAGGAGCTTCAAAGCAGCCAAATG CAAAACAGCTTTGAAATTAGCTATACCACGAATAAAGCTGATGAAGAACAAAAGGGAAGCTCAAGTTAAGCAAATAAAGAGAGAATTAGCTCAATTATTGGAATCAGATCAAGATCAGACGGCTAGAATTCGG gtggAGCATGTTGTCAGGGAAGAGAAGACTGTAGAAGCTTATAATCTTCTTGAAATATATTGTGAACTTATCGTTGCACGTATGCCGATGATCGAATCACAGAA AAACTGTCCTATCGACTTGAAGGAAGCAATTTCGAGTGTTGTATTTGCATCCGCAAGGTGTGAAGAGATACCGGAGCTCAAAGATGCCACCAAACATTTTACGGCAAAATACGGGAAAGAATTTACTTCTGCGGCACTTGAACTGCGTCCTAACTGTGGTGTTGCTCGTATG TTGACTGAGAAACTATCGGCCAATGCACCTGATGGTCCAACCAAGCTCAACATTTTGACTGCAATTGCTAAGGAACATAATATTAACTGGGATCCTGCATCATTTGGAGCAAAAGAATCAAAGATTTACGATGACAAGTTG AATGGACCAAATACTTTTACAGAGGCCGTCAAAGTTTCAGCATATTCTCCTAATATCCAAGTCTCTCCAAGTCATAATGAGCAGAGACCTCCTAGTGTTCAAGTTCCAAATTATGATAAGGGGCCTCCTGGTGTTCAAGATACAAAATACATGGAGAAAAATGACGTGCCTACAAGCTTTTCTGAGTACAGCTCAAGATCATCGCCTAATCCTAAGAATTTTGGTTATTCGATGTCTTCTGGTACTGGAAATCAAGGGTTTATGCATTCATATTCGGGGAACGAGAGTGCCTACTCTTCACCAAGGCAGCATTGGAATATGGAATTCAAGGATGCTACTACTGCTGCTCAGGCAGCTGCAGAATCTGCAGAGCTAGCTAGTATGGCTGCCCGAGCTGCTGCTGAACTTTCAAGCCGTGGAAATTTCTCCCCACGGTATTCAATGTCACCTTCTCATCGTATGAGAGATGAGGAACCATGGAAATATACTGGCTTGGCATCTCAACATGAACATGTTGGCAGGGATCCAGTTAATGTTTCCCTTCATGGAAGGAATTCTAGGAATTATGAACGAGTTGACAGCAATGAACAATATGCCCGAGCAGGAAACGGTGATAAATCTACCAACAGTTCCTTCAAGTCAACTGCATCTTCCTACAATGAAGAAACATCACCCAAAAACCAAACTGCAGATGCATATTCTCGAAGGGACTCGTTTGAAGGCAGGCAGATGGAGCATTTTGCTGATACGAAGAGAAACTCGGGTGAAAATGGAGATCCTCATAATGTTAGGGTCAGGGAACAATCAAGATTTTCTTCTTCTCGTTCTCAATCAAACAGTTTTACTGATGATCATGATGTTGTCTCTGATTCAAACTGGCTGAAATCAGAAAATTATAAGAGAAACTCTGGTGCAAGCAGGATGCCATTTGTGAATGAACTGCATGATTCAAAAAACTCCGATTTTTCTGATTATCAAGAAGTAAGGATCAGGAAGCAATCAAGTCATTCTTCTTCAAGTACTTTTTCTGATGATAATGATGTCGGACCGAACTTAAACCGTCATGATGATTCTTTTATTCGCCATGATAAAGGAAGTCTTCAAAGGAGCACGAAAAAAACAACAGATTCTTATGACAATGTCTCAGCAGTTTTTGACAATTATGGATCAGATAATAATGAAGATCATTTCAATTTGGAGGAAGAGCATGAGGTACATGAATTCGTATCTCCTGTTCAAAGATCACCTACTCGTCCATTAAGAACAAAGACCTTTCCAGAATCACATGTTTTCTCAGAGCAGCGGGCATCTCCTATCTTCTTTGAACGTTCAATGAGCCCTTCAGTTCCTTCATATGAAGATGACTTGCCTGCTACTTTTGATGATAATGGACCTAGTTCGGAAGATGACGAAGAGAAAGACAAATCTAAGGTTGTTAGGAGCACCAATCCTAGTTTAGGTAGTAATGATTCTAGTCTGGAAGAAAGTATGGGATTGAACTTTGGAAAATTGACAGGTGGTCTTCGAAATAAGGGTTATAGGCGTCCACCATTTCCACTCGGCAGTGCTATATCCTCTGTAGAGGTAGCCGATGATGCGTCTACTAGAATTAACCAGTCGTCCCCTCGTGCAGCTGTGGAGGCTTCAGAGCCATATGGTAAGAAAGGGAGTGATGAAGTGAACAGAAAACTTAGCATGACAGCATCAGGCACTCACGACGATTCTAGCGATGATGACAATGAGGAAGAGCGACCAATACTGTCTTTTAGTAGCACTCGAGACCAATACAACAAAAGATCAAGCTTAAGAGTCTCTGTCCCATATTTTGGTTCAAGAAATAGTGATTCTGATGAAGACCTTCCTAAAACAAGTTTAAAGGCTCATTCAAACACGGGTTTTTCTCGAAGAACGAAGGCCTCTCCTTCGAACTCACAACGAAACTCCAATCTTCAATCTACCGTTTCTTCTGAGCCAAAAGTAGTTTCTGACTACTCCTCAAGGAGCTCAAATGCTAACGAGTCTTTACCAAAGACACAGCCTCAAAAAACGAATTCGGGTCACTCAGTAAGTTTTCAGAATCCTGAGTTGGCATCACAAGCGACTTCAAGGCCAGTTTCAGAGACCAAAAGGTCTTCATCTGATATAACTTTGAAGTCATCTGCTTCTGTTCCAAAGATTATATCATCAGCTAGTGCCAAAAGTTTGAAGTCTCAAACTTCCACCGGCGAGGGCCAATCTAAACAAAATGCTAGTCATGTTCATCCAAAGCTTCCTGATATCGATATCTTGACTGCACACTTCAATTCTCTCAGACAGAATCGCCAATGA
- the LOC121219216 gene encoding uncharacterized protein, with protein MASKLQQLQSQACQASKFVVKHGTAYYKQLLEQNKQYIQDPPTVEKCNELAKQLFYTRLASIPGRTESFWKELDYVKQLWKNRKELKVEDAGIAALFGMECFAWYCAGEIVGRGFTFTGYYV; from the exons ATGGCGTCAAAATTGCAGCAGTTGCAATCTCAGGCGTGCCAAGCTTCAAAGTTTGTGGTGAAGCACGGAACTGCTTACTACAAGCAGTTGTTGGAGCAGAACAAGCAATACATTCAAGACCCGCCGACAGTGGAGAAGTGCAACGAGTTGGCTAAGCAACTCTTTTACACTCGCCTTGCTAG TATCCCAGGTCGTACAGAGTCATTCTGGAAGGAGCTCGATTATGTCAAACAACTATGGAAGAACAGGAAAGAGCTGAAGGTCGAAGATGCCGGTATTGCCGCTTTGTTTGGAATGGAGTGCTTTGCATGGTATTGCGCAGGTGAGATAGTGGGAAGGGGTTTTACTTTCACCGGTTACTATGTTTAA
- the LOC107932215 gene encoding LOW QUALITY PROTEIN: 1-aminocyclopropane-1-carboxylate synthase 7 (The sequence of the model RefSeq protein was modified relative to this genomic sequence to represent the inferred CDS: inserted 1 base in 1 codon), which yields MVIEIEKPSSVRLSKVAISKTHGEDSPYFAGWKAYDENPYDEVHNQSGVIQMGLAENQVSFDLLEKYLEEHHEASSWGKGAPGFRENALFQDYHGLKSFRQAMANFMEQIRGGKVKFDPDRIVLTAGATAANELLTFILADPGDALLVPTPYYPGFDRDLRWRTGVKIVPIHCNSSNNFQITPQALEAAYQSAESMDLKVRGILITNPSNPLGSTIQSSILNDILDFAVHKNIHLVSDEIYSGSTFSPSEFVSIAEILRNRNYKDAERVHIVYSLSKDLGLPGFRVGTIYSYNDDVVTTARRMSSFTLISSQTQHLLACMLSNHEFTQNYIKXNRERLNKRYDMIIQGLKKAGIECLKGNAGLFCWMNLSPLLNEPTRQGELELWNIILNQVKLNISPGSSCHCSEPGWFRVCFANMSEQTLRVALQRIHKFMEQRKVCSVNR from the exons ATGGTTATAGAGATTGAGAAACCATCATCAGTTAGATTATCAAAAGTTGCAATTTCGAAAACACATGGGGAAGATTCTCCATATTTTGCGGGTTGGAAAGCTTACGATGAAAACCCTTACGATGAAGTCCATAACCAGTCCGGTGTCATACAAATGGGACTGGCTGAAAATCAA gTTTCATTTGATTTATTGGAAAAGTACTTGGAAGAGCATCATGAAGCATCTAGTTGGGGTAAAGGAGCACCTGGTTTTAGAGAAAATGCTTTGTTTCAAGACTATCATGGTCTTAAATCTTTCAGACAG GCAATGGCAAATTTCATGGAGCAAATTAGAGGGGGAAAAGTTAAATTTGACCCTGATAGAATAGTGTTAACTGCTGGTGCAACTGCAGCTAATGAGCTATTGACATTCATTTTGGCTGATCCTGGTGATGCTTTGCTGGTTCCAACTCCATACTATCCAGG ATTTGACAGAGATTTGAGGTGGAGGACCGGTGTGAAAATTGTCCCAATTCATTGCAATAGTTCAAACAATTTCCAAATTACACCCCAAGCTCTGGAAGCTGCATACCAAAGTGCAGAATCCATGGACTTAAAAGTAAGGGGAATTCTCATAACAAACCCCTCGAACCCTTTAGGTTCGACCATCCAATCCTCGATCCTCAATGACATCCTAGATTTCGCCGTACATAAAAACATCCACTTAGTCTCCGACGAAATCTATTCCGGCTCAACATTCTCACCGTCGGAATTCGTTAGCATCGCCGAAATCCTCCGTAACCGTAACTACAAAGACGCTGAACGTGTTCACATCGTTTACAGCCTATCTAAAGACCTCGGCCTCCCCGGTTTTCGAGTCGGTACGATATATTCCTACAACGACGACGTTGTTACAACCGCCCGACGGATGTCGAGTTTCACCTTGATTTCATCTCAAACACAACACCTCTTGGCTTGCATGTTATCCAACCATGAATTCACCCAAAACTACATAA CAAACCGTGAAAGGCTCAACAAACGTTACGACATGATCATTCAAGGGCTTAAAAAAGCTGGGATCGAATGCTTGAAAGGCAATGCTGGGTTATTTTGTTGGATGAATTTGAGTCCATTATTGAATGAACCAACACGACAAGGTGAATTGGAGCTTTGGAACATTATATTAAACCAAGTGAAGCTTAATATCTCACCAGGATCCTCATGCCATTGTAGTGAACCAGGGTGGTTCAGGGTTTGTTTTGCTAATATGAGTGAACAAACATTAAGGGTTGCATTGCAAAGAATACATAAATTCATGGAACAAAGGAAGGTTTGTTCAGTGAACCGGTAG